The DNA region AACAGATTGAATTTTCTATCCAACACAACAAGCCCTTGATTATCCACATCAGAGAGGCGAGTTTTGATAGTTTGAATATTTTAAAAAGCTATCCTAAGGCTTTTGGGGTGTTGCATTGCTTTAACGCTGATGGCATGCTTTTGGAACTGAGCGATCGTTTTTACTACGGGATAGGAGGGGTTAGCACTTTTAAAAA from Pseudodesulfovibrio sp. JC047 includes:
- a CDS encoding TatD family hydrolase, which encodes FEKFVGHQKCVAIGECGLDYYRLPELDERENYKSKQKEIFTKQIEFSIQHNKPLIIHIREASFDSLNILKSYPKAFGVLHCFNADGMLLELSDRFYYGIGGVSTFK